The Anaerohalosphaeraceae bacterium genome includes a window with the following:
- a CDS encoding penicillin-binding protein 2 produces MNRPASGSIRLWSGIGLLSLFLLAGFSGLGARLWDLQFRQKEHFEQTSRTQRYAVVRQSPQRGLITDRKGRILAASTMIYNVFAEPRRLLQDEQYKLTADTLQSILNIPGHEISKQILEAKNPGFLRLVKDIPSDQQQAVLRARLPGIGIEEAWVRSYPAASLCSHVVGFVGAEGRGLAGIELKYDAVLAGRGGQDVYVVDVFRRPIAAYPEGRSPIQNGDNLVLTIDLVIQEIVREALQKQIREYQAESGIALVMDPWTGGILAWVSLPDFDPHQFSKTPADRLKNRILSDPYEPGSIFKPIAAAVALDCGAITKEEKFDCEDGYWGQYGGIHEFGNKRYGILNVRGIILNSSNIGMAKIGLKTGAKRLHEGLRLFGFGRPTGVDLAGEESGVLRPVKQWSGYSPTRIAFGHEISVTALQMARAYCILANGGTLVQPHLVRAVINPDGQITDVTPSLVGTGYILKPEIAEWMVREPLRAVVKEGTGDQAAVEGVEVFGKTGTANIALPTGGYDTTNYVSSFVGGAPVDHPRVIILVSIRKPNRALGKGYSGGRVAAPVFREILQKTLAYLDSNP; encoded by the coding sequence ATGAACCGGCCCGCTTCCGGCTCCATCCGACTGTGGTCCGGCATCGGACTGTTAAGCTTGTTTCTGCTGGCGGGCTTCAGCGGCTTAGGAGCTCGCCTTTGGGACCTCCAGTTTCGTCAAAAGGAACACTTCGAACAGACCAGCCGCACTCAGCGCTACGCCGTGGTTCGCCAATCCCCGCAGCGAGGACTCATTACAGACCGCAAAGGGAGAATCCTGGCGGCCAGCACAATGATTTACAATGTTTTTGCCGAACCCCGCCGGCTGCTGCAGGACGAACAGTACAAACTGACGGCCGACACGCTTCAATCCATTCTGAATATCCCGGGACATGAAATTTCCAAGCAGATTCTGGAGGCCAAAAATCCGGGCTTTCTTCGTCTGGTCAAAGACATCCCTTCGGACCAGCAGCAGGCCGTTCTGCGGGCACGCCTGCCCGGCATCGGAATTGAAGAGGCCTGGGTTCGGTCCTATCCGGCGGCTTCGCTGTGCTCTCATGTGGTCGGCTTTGTCGGCGCAGAGGGCCGCGGCCTGGCCGGCATTGAACTGAAATACGACGCGGTGCTGGCCGGCAGAGGCGGACAAGATGTCTATGTAGTCGATGTCTTTCGAAGGCCCATCGCCGCCTATCCGGAAGGCCGCTCCCCTATTCAAAACGGAGACAATCTGGTCCTGACCATCGACCTGGTCATCCAGGAAATCGTCCGGGAAGCCCTTCAGAAGCAAATCCGGGAGTATCAGGCCGAATCAGGGATTGCGCTGGTGATGGACCCCTGGACCGGCGGCATCCTGGCCTGGGTATCCCTGCCGGACTTTGACCCCCACCAATTTTCCAAAACCCCCGCCGACCGTCTAAAAAACCGAATTTTGTCCGACCCGTATGAGCCGGGCAGCATTTTCAAGCCCATTGCAGCAGCGGTGGCCCTGGACTGCGGAGCCATTACCAAGGAAGAAAAGTTTGACTGTGAAGACGGCTACTGGGGACAATACGGCGGCATCCATGAGTTCGGCAACAAACGTTACGGCATTCTGAATGTGCGGGGCATCATCCTGAATTCGAGCAATATCGGAATGGCCAAAATCGGCCTCAAGACCGGAGCAAAAAGACTGCATGAGGGACTGCGTCTGTTCGGCTTCGGCCGTCCGACAGGCGTGGACCTGGCCGGAGAAGAATCAGGTGTTCTTCGACCGGTCAAACAATGGAGCGGATACAGCCCCACGCGAATTGCGTTCGGACACGAAATCTCCGTAACCGCCCTGCAGATGGCCCGGGCCTACTGCATCCTGGCCAACGGCGGAACACTGGTGCAGCCCCATCTGGTTCGGGCCGTCATCAATCCGGACGGACAAATTACGGATGTTACGCCCAGTTTGGTCGGAACCGGATACATTCTCAAGCCGGAAATCGCCGAATGGATGGTTCGGGAACCGCTTCGGGCCGTGGTCAAAGAAGGGACGGGAGACCAAGCGGCCGTCGAAGGCGTTGAGGTCTTCGGAAAAACCGGAACGGCCAATATTGCCCTTCCGACCGGCGGCTATGATACAACCAACTATGTCTCTTCCTTTGTCGGCGGAGCCCCTGTGGACCATCCGCGAGTGATTATCCTGGTGTCCATCCGAAAACCGAACCGCGCGTTGGGAAAGGGCTACAGCGGCGGACGGGTAGCCGCTCCGGTCTTCCGGGAAATCCTGCAAAAAACTCTTGCGTATCTGGACAGCAATCCCTAA
- a CDS encoding LysM peptidoglycan-binding domain-containing protein produces the protein MTSDGKIGLLISFLFIVIIAFLINGPGGFFKADKPVIETAVQVPSSRSVLIEQAVEQAARELEPAPLRQTQPPADIRLIEPTPATPATAPAAPAPAVQTQPAAPAAPSASAAPTPATTPTPPAGQIHTVQKGDTLASIAVRYYGKETGNTRAAIQKLYEANRNLLTSPDSIRIGDKLVIPPLEKAAAGSAQASPSRPERVLLDKYKNVLEPAVSDRNKPRTVEYVVQPGDRLWDIAQKYLGDGKRYQEIVQLNQAQIPNPDNLQAGTRLKIPVR, from the coding sequence ATGACTTCAGACGGGAAAATCGGACTGCTGATCAGTTTCTTATTCATTGTAATCATTGCGTTTCTCATCAATGGCCCCGGCGGATTTTTTAAAGCCGACAAACCCGTAATTGAAACAGCGGTTCAGGTGCCTTCCAGCCGTTCGGTTCTTATCGAGCAGGCCGTCGAGCAGGCCGCACGGGAACTGGAACCGGCACCGCTGCGTCAGACCCAGCCTCCGGCGGATATTCGGCTGATTGAACCAACACCGGCCACTCCGGCGACGGCTCCGGCCGCTCCGGCACCAGCTGTACAGACTCAACCGGCCGCCCCCGCTGCGCCGTCTGCATCGGCTGCACCAACCCCAGCGACCACACCGACCCCACCGGCCGGACAAATTCATACCGTCCAAAAAGGAGATACGCTGGCCTCCATCGCTGTTCGCTATTATGGAAAGGAAACCGGAAACACACGGGCCGCCATTCAAAAACTCTACGAGGCCAATCGGAACCTGCTGACCTCGCCGGACTCCATCCGAATCGGGGATAAACTCGTAATCCCGCCGCTCGAAAAAGCCGCTGCCGGTTCCGCTCAGGCTTCGCCCTCCCGCCCGGAACGAGTCCTTCTGGACAAATACAAAAATGTTCTCGAGCCGGCGGTCTCCGACCGAAACAAACCGCGCACGGTAGAATACGTCGTGCAGCCGGGGGATCGGCTCTGGGACATCGCCCAGAAATATCTGGGAGACGGAAAAAGATATCAGGAAATCGTCCAGCTGAATCAGGCCCAGATACCCAACCCGGATAATCTGCAGGCCGGCACTCGTCTGAAAATCCCCGTACGATGA